Proteins from one Cryptomeria japonica chromosome 4, Sugi_1.0, whole genome shotgun sequence genomic window:
- the LOC131875342 gene encoding uncharacterized protein LOC131875342, protein MPFGLTNAGETFQRAMDVAFSDLIDIIMVVYQDDLTTFSKKAEENCLHLKKVFTRGLEYGISLNPKNCHFVVTEGKLLGHIVSKDGVRIDPERVAAIDKIPIPKTIKAIQCFFGQINFFQRFISNFAKIVKPISRMLKKGVVIDYTNEALEAFVAIKRVIKAAPILKTPDFSKPFQSETTGRRCRWINKIQEFNIDIQITKLVRGTGLAKLMAEENLEVAQINTLFDSKDIICSLQRTPWYTEIIPFLIDSVYQGGFTESQKRTLKLQSQRYVFKAIDLYYRENDGFLLFCLEKEQAHLVLAEMHDGVCGGHFTTNTTTHKVLRAGYFWPSLFKDAHAYVRKCEPCQKFAEKLKYEGALPLRPMQVEAPFHQWGIDFIGEITEISSGGHKWILVATYYFTKWVEVVPTRQVTIKGNGQVESSNKSIMKIIKRTLEKKKMAWDSKFKMVLWADRITIKKGIGTSPFEIVYRSKSRMPVNNMMPVYKFIHENDLEMSDPLRERMEQLAELDGARNDAHKRNLKMQQRSKYLFDKRASKRKFKVNELVMLWNARVQDKGKHDKFEALWLGPFVIIERHGEDSYFLTNLNGEMQELPIHG, encoded by the exons atgccttttggactcactaATGCTGGAGAAacttttcagagggctatggatgtagctttttcAGATTTGATAGACATTATTATGGTTgtctatcaagatgatttaacaacaTTCTCTAAGAAAGCAGAAGAGAATTGTCTACATCTAAAAAAGGTATTCACCAGAGGACTGGAATATGGGATCTCTCTGAATCCCAAAAACTGTCATTTTGTTGTAactgaaggtaaattgcttggACACATTGTGTCTAAAGATGGAGTTAGGATTGATCCTGAGAGGGTGGCTGCTATTGACAAAATACCCATTCCTAAAACTATAAAGGCCATTCAATGTTTCTTTGGCCAAATAAACTTTTTCCAAAGGTTTATTTCAAACTTTGCTAAGATAGTAAAACCTATCTCTAGAATGTTGAAGAAGGGAGTTGTTATTGACTATACAAATGAAGCTTTAGAAGCTTTTGTGgctatcaagagagttatcaaGGCAGCTCCCATTTTAAAGACACCTGACTTCAGCAAGCCTTTCCAA TCAGAGACAACAGGcagaagatgcagatggatcaacaaGATCCAGGAATTCAACATTGATATACAGATCACCAAACTGGTCAGAGGCACGGGCTTAGCCAAACTTATGGCGGAAGAAAACTTAGAGGTTGCCCAAATAAATACCTTGTTCGATTCGAAGGATATCATTTGCAGCCTGCAAAGAACTCCATGGTACACTGAAATCATTCCTTTTCTCATAGACTCTGTATACCAAGGAGGCTTCACAGAAAGCCAAAAAAGGACCTTAAAGTTGCAATCACAGAGGTATGTGTTCAAAGCTATAGATTTATATTATAGGGAGAATGATGGTTTCCTATTATTTTGTCTAGAAAAAGAGCAAGCTCATCTTGTTTTGgcagaaatgcatgatggggtatgTGGAGGACACTTCACAACAAACACTACAACTCACAAGGTTTTAAGGGCAGGATATTTCTGGCCCTCATTATTTAAAGATGCACATGCTTATGTTAGGAAGTGTGAGCCTTGTCAAAAGTTTGCAGAAAAGTTAAAGTATGAAGGTGCATTACCTCTTAGACCAATGCAAGTGGAAGCCCCCTTTcatcaatggggcattgattttattggagaaatcacAGAAATATCTAGTGGTGGACACAAGTGGATATTGGTTGCCACATATTActtcactaaatgggtggaagtTGTTCCCACGAGACAAGTAACTATCAAG ggaaatggaCAAGTCGAGTCCAGCAACAAGAGTATAATGAAGATCATTAAGAGAACTCTTGAGAAGAAAAAAATGGCTTGGGACTCGAAGTTTAAAATGGTgttatgggcagatagaatcacTATCAAGAAGGGCATAGGAACATCTCCTTTTGAAATAGTGTATAGATCTAAATCAAGAATGCCAGTGAATAACATGATGCCTGTGTATAAGTTCATCCATGAGAATGACCTAGAAATGTCAGATCCATTGAGAGAAAGGATGGAACAACTTGCAGAACTAGATGGAGCCAGAAATGATGCCCACAAAAGGAACTTGAAGATGCAACAAAGGAGCAAGTACTTGTTTGACAAAAGGGCATCGAAAAGAAAATTTAAAGTCAATGAATTAGTGATGCTCTGGAATGCCAGAGTTCAAGATAAGGGTAAGCATGACAAATTTGAAGCCCTATGGCTAGGGCCTTTTGTTATTATAGAAAGACATGGTGAGGATTCATATTTCCTCACAAACCTGAATGGTGAAATGCAGGAACTTCCCATCCATGGATAG